From Zavarzinella sp., one genomic window encodes:
- the cas3u gene encoding type I-U CRISPR-associated helicase/endonuclease Cas3, giving the protein MTQTGSGDKMERLEFATTFELLTGNKPFPWQEALYERFKAGSEQLPKSCILPTGLGKTSVIAIWLIAFANGAKVPRRLVYVVNRRTVVDQTTEEVESYKKKTVAGIPDFGLSTLRGQFADNREWCADPSRPAVICGTVDMIGSRLLFSGYGLGMKARPLHAGFLGQDVLLVHDEAHLEPAFQTLIMRIEEEQKRENAVEFGIPKFQVMELTATPRQTENTFPTPEEKIANSKHPEVSKRLNAAKKLNISRQVDEKKLLVKELTELALSYSETTNAILVFTRTVENVMLIAEGIAKQLKLAPDEKAKRIVTLTGTMRGKERDGLIQQPVFQRFLNKNESGTEAVWLICTSAGEVGVNISADHLISDLSTFDSMAQRFGRVNRFGRTSSEITVVMPDKFEKNSYDEAREKTAGLLAKLAGDASPAALGLLDLEECKAAFAPAPTILTASDILFDSWSLTTIKGKLPGRPDVEPYLHGLVDNDYDTEFAWRTEVALLTSKASDELIEEILTDHPLRPHEKLRIPTYGKVKATDHLEKIRERSPDLPVWVIEPNGEVKVFSTMTLLLEKRGKDYLQSFTSRTIILPPAAGGLTSEGMLNGEVKVSAELIYDVADLPPEKVEVLPRLHLRPNENGDKIDQIAPVRNWTDENTMQLRRKSVLVDGESYFILDRYQFKESESDEVPLSEYLVVKKITDKKEKPAQVWPGLDVHNQQVGNVAKEIAEKLHLSNDFITAVELAGSWHDLGKARSVWQRGAGNSGVYQNVAKTLHGRAPEKLNSYRHELGSMVDVQTRTDLAEEFDRLNQEQQDLVLHLIATHHGRGRPHFPVNESRVPESDVTDTQTIVTELPARFARLQRKYGRWGLAFLESILRAADVKVSRELEKTLLPDEDNWVQATSESQSEKRRIQKPQFPSPTITVTVDPTNPGQVFACCGLLELADRIWPGAEGWFSKDATQFHLKLSESITILDLVDKLVCNPAVAVETLDNGLVAKPIIAPLQIKLTSEKLLCLDGWTRVSLIKGNAELIGNTPWNFWSGNQKSAGLWSALRHELMNQITELTTSNQANLLSMRLFQKGRFGFDPGPAWNALDVGFSPNEQGMQVQSSPAVELLAAVGLQRHRPQLNETKDGFDYFSWHIPLSAVTSPAAFAGAINNAESRGYRASVVSRGEYAALSFSFQLISGEFNE; this is encoded by the coding sequence GTGACGCAGACAGGTTCTGGTGACAAAATGGAAAGACTTGAGTTTGCAACAACATTTGAATTGTTGACAGGAAATAAACCTTTTCCGTGGCAGGAGGCACTTTACGAACGCTTCAAAGCGGGTAGCGAGCAGTTACCGAAGTCATGCATTCTGCCCACTGGGTTGGGGAAAACTTCGGTGATTGCAATATGGCTGATTGCGTTCGCAAACGGTGCCAAGGTGCCGCGCCGGCTGGTTTATGTAGTGAATCGACGCACCGTGGTTGATCAGACAACTGAGGAAGTGGAAAGCTACAAGAAAAAGACGGTAGCAGGAATACCAGATTTTGGCCTCAGCACCCTGCGTGGGCAGTTTGCCGATAATCGTGAATGGTGTGCCGATCCTTCCCGTCCTGCGGTCATCTGTGGCACTGTCGATATGATTGGTTCTCGATTGCTGTTCAGTGGCTATGGCCTTGGTATGAAAGCCCGCCCACTGCACGCAGGCTTTTTGGGACAAGATGTCCTGCTGGTACACGATGAAGCCCACCTGGAGCCCGCCTTTCAAACTCTGATTATGCGAATTGAAGAAGAGCAGAAACGAGAAAATGCTGTCGAATTCGGCATTCCTAAATTTCAGGTAATGGAACTAACCGCGACCCCACGACAAACAGAAAATACTTTCCCAACGCCAGAAGAAAAAATCGCAAACAGCAAACATCCTGAGGTATCTAAGCGATTGAATGCAGCAAAAAAGTTGAATATTTCACGTCAAGTCGATGAAAAAAAATTGTTAGTTAAGGAGCTAACTGAATTGGCTTTGTCCTACAGCGAAACAACAAATGCCATCCTTGTCTTCACCAGAACCGTTGAAAATGTCATGTTGATCGCAGAGGGGATCGCAAAACAACTGAAGTTAGCACCTGATGAAAAAGCCAAACGGATTGTCACGCTAACGGGCACAATGCGTGGGAAGGAACGAGACGGACTGATCCAGCAGCCTGTCTTTCAACGTTTTCTGAATAAAAATGAATCGGGAACGGAGGCAGTGTGGCTGATTTGTACTTCTGCTGGTGAAGTGGGAGTAAATATTTCCGCAGACCACCTAATCAGTGATCTTTCTACGTTTGATAGTATGGCCCAGAGATTTGGACGAGTCAATCGATTTGGCAGAACCAGTAGTGAAATTACTGTTGTTATGCCGGACAAATTTGAAAAAAATAGTTACGATGAGGCAAGAGAAAAGACAGCCGGTCTCCTTGCTAAATTAGCGGGCGATGCAAGCCCAGCAGCACTGGGTTTGCTTGATTTGGAAGAATGTAAGGCGGCTTTTGCACCTGCACCCACCATCTTAACTGCATCAGACATCCTTTTCGATTCCTGGTCACTTACAACAATAAAAGGTAAACTCCCCGGCAGGCCAGATGTAGAACCCTACCTGCATGGCTTGGTTGACAATGATTACGACACGGAATTCGCTTGGCGCACAGAAGTTGCACTTCTGACAAGTAAAGCTTCAGATGAACTAATCGAGGAAATACTCACGGATCATCCCCTCAGGCCGCATGAAAAACTGCGGATCCCAACTTATGGTAAGGTGAAAGCGACAGATCATCTTGAAAAAATCCGCGAACGTAGTCCAGATCTTCCTGTATGGGTGATTGAACCTAATGGCGAAGTGAAAGTTTTTTCAACAATGACTTTGTTGCTTGAAAAGCGTGGCAAAGATTACCTTCAATCATTTACTTCAAGGACGATTATTTTACCACCAGCGGCAGGGGGACTTACTTCAGAAGGGATGCTGAATGGCGAAGTGAAGGTGTCAGCAGAACTTATATACGATGTAGCCGATCTACCACCAGAAAAGGTTGAGGTATTACCTCGATTGCATCTCAGACCGAATGAAAATGGAGATAAGATTGATCAAATCGCACCAGTACGAAACTGGACAGATGAAAACACGATGCAATTGCGTCGTAAATCTGTGCTCGTAGATGGTGAATCGTATTTCATTCTAGATCGATATCAGTTCAAAGAGTCTGAAAGTGATGAGGTACCGCTTTCTGAATATCTTGTGGTGAAGAAGATCACTGACAAAAAAGAAAAGCCAGCACAAGTATGGCCAGGCTTAGATGTACACAATCAGCAGGTGGGCAATGTTGCAAAAGAAATCGCAGAAAAACTGCATTTAAGCAACGACTTCATTACTGCTGTAGAACTTGCAGGTAGTTGGCATGATCTTGGTAAAGCACGGAGTGTTTGGCAACGTGGGGCAGGCAATTCTGGTGTTTACCAAAATGTGGCAAAGACATTGCATGGACGTGCACCAGAAAAGCTAAACAGTTACCGACATGAACTTGGCTCAATGGTCGATGTACAGACACGCACAGATCTTGCGGAGGAATTTGACCGATTGAACCAAGAACAGCAAGATCTTGTCTTACACTTGATTGCCACACACCATGGACGTGGTAGACCGCATTTTCCAGTAAACGAATCTCGAGTTCCGGAAAGCGATGTAACAGATACACAGACTATTGTTACAGAATTGCCTGCACGGTTTGCACGCCTGCAAAGAAAGTATGGCAGGTGGGGACTTGCTTTTCTGGAATCGATTTTACGTGCTGCCGATGTGAAAGTGTCCCGCGAGTTAGAAAAAACCTTATTGCCAGATGAAGATAATTGGGTTCAGGCAACTTCAGAAAGCCAATCAGAAAAAAGAAGGATTCAGAAGCCACAGTTCCCATCACCAACAATTACTGTTACCGTAGATCCAACGAACCCGGGTCAGGTCTTTGCATGCTGCGGGCTACTGGAACTCGCAGATCGGATTTGGCCAGGTGCAGAAGGTTGGTTTAGCAAAGATGCCACACAATTTCATTTGAAATTGTCAGAATCAATTACGATTCTTGATTTAGTGGACAAACTAGTATGTAATCCTGCAGTTGCTGTAGAGACATTAGACAATGGTCTGGTTGCAAAGCCAATCATCGCACCACTTCAAATTAAATTAACTAGCGAAAAATTGCTTTGTCTAGATGGTTGGACCAGAGTTAGTTTGATCAAAGGAAATGCAGAACTCATTGGTAATACGCCATGGAACTTTTGGTCTGGAAACCAAAAGTCTGCTGGTCTCTGGTCTGCACTTCGACATGAATTAATGAATCAAATTACAGAGCTTACAACCAGTAATCAAGCGAACCTATTGTCAATGCGATTGTTTCAAAAAGGTAGATTTGGATTTGATCCCGGGCCAGCTTGGAACGCACTTGACGTAGGTTTTTCACCAAACGAACAGGGTATGCAGGTTCAATCTTCACCTGCGGTTGAATTATTAGCTGCA
- a CDS encoding MoxR family ATPase — MRPTELVRAVSALLSTSRPVYLWGPPGIGKSTLIRQVALAGSLPLVDIRATLLDPVDLRGLPHLNNGSVQWCPPAFLPSGGEGILFLDELAQAPPLVQSACLQLTLDRRLGEYELPAGWSIIAASNRSEDRAGTHRLISPLLNRFIHLDLEPSLEDWQTWAIGAGIAPEVRSFLNFRPNLLYGFDPGQNSRAFPTPRSWEFVSNAISKLPEELLHPVVVGCIGEGPAAEFTSFLRLSRQIPNIDDALQHPDTTVIPHDPATLYALVGALVERCRQDQAPLPQFVRYACRLPEEFGMVAIRDALNIQPKLAALPAVQDWIRNAREQGLFLRP, encoded by the coding sequence ATGCGTCCAACGGAATTGGTCCGTGCGGTGTCGGCACTGCTCAGTACCAGTCGTCCTGTCTATCTGTGGGGTCCACCCGGGATCGGGAAATCTACCCTGATCCGGCAGGTTGCGTTGGCCGGCAGCCTGCCCCTCGTCGACATTCGCGCGACATTGCTGGATCCGGTCGATCTGCGTGGTCTGCCCCATCTGAACAATGGTTCTGTGCAATGGTGCCCACCCGCTTTCCTTCCCAGTGGTGGGGAAGGGATCCTGTTTCTGGATGAATTGGCTCAGGCACCACCTTTGGTACAGTCTGCCTGTCTGCAACTCACCCTCGATCGTCGATTGGGAGAATACGAATTACCTGCAGGCTGGAGCATCATCGCTGCCAGTAATCGCAGTGAAGACCGGGCGGGCACCCATCGACTGATCAGTCCGCTGCTCAATCGCTTCATTCACCTCGATCTGGAACCGAGCCTGGAAGACTGGCAGACGTGGGCGATCGGGGCTGGCATCGCACCCGAAGTCAGGTCGTTTCTGAATTTCCGACCGAACCTGCTCTACGGTTTTGACCCCGGTCAGAATAGCCGGGCCTTTCCCACCCCACGTTCGTGGGAGTTCGTTTCCAACGCCATCAGCAAATTACCGGAAGAACTGCTCCATCCAGTGGTGGTTGGCTGTATCGGCGAAGGGCCTGCTGCAGAATTCACCTCTTTCCTGCGGCTCTCCCGCCAGATTCCGAACATCGATGATGCCTTGCAACACCCCGATACCACCGTGATCCCGCACGACCCTGCAACTCTGTATGCCCTGGTGGGTGCGTTGGTGGAACGCTGCCGCCAGGATCAGGCTCCCCTACCCCAATTTGTCCGCTACGCCTGCCGTCTACCTGAAGAGTTTGGCATGGTGGCAATCCGCGACGCTCTGAACATCCAGCCGAAACTGGCGGCCCTGCCTGCCGTACAGGACTGGATTCGAAATGCCCGTGAACAAGGTCTTTTTCTTCGTCCCTGA
- a CDS encoding VWA-like domain-containing protein, protein MTAMQLIRAARVRLLLGRDGGSAFFATLAMRLQLVEDQTIGTMATDGKQLAFAPEFVQKLSAQELLGVLVHEVMHNALNHHVRRGVRNPELWNIACDLAINPLLQNGGFQLPACRLMPGEYPYHEFAASRSAEEYYQLLQNTGGSQLGPDPGGCGQVLDAPADRSLQREMEVEQQIALQQAIAVAQAMGGLPGGLAQLVETSNTRPVPWQDRLQQFLSQQARNDYSWLRPNRRFLAQGLYLPGLHSEELGEVILAIDTSGSINQTQLGCFLQEIESILDCFECTLIILCHDARIQSVVEWRSSDGPLQMDFPGGGGTSHLPVFEWIDEHACTPACVICFTDLETRLPKQAPNIPVLWACTSPPRYAPPFGTMIEMKTPS, encoded by the coding sequence ATGACCGCCATGCAACTGATCCGTGCCGCCCGTGTGCGTCTGCTTCTTGGCCGGGATGGTGGGTCTGCCTTTTTTGCAACCCTGGCCATGCGTTTGCAACTGGTGGAAGACCAGACCATCGGTACCATGGCCACCGATGGGAAACAACTGGCGTTCGCACCCGAGTTTGTGCAGAAACTGTCAGCACAGGAGTTACTGGGGGTGCTGGTGCATGAAGTGATGCACAATGCCTTGAACCACCACGTCCGGCGTGGGGTGCGGAATCCAGAACTGTGGAACATTGCCTGCGATCTGGCAATCAATCCACTGCTGCAAAACGGTGGTTTTCAATTACCCGCCTGTCGATTGATGCCCGGAGAATATCCCTATCACGAATTTGCAGCTTCCCGCAGTGCCGAAGAGTACTACCAACTGCTGCAGAACACCGGAGGTTCACAATTGGGGCCCGATCCAGGTGGCTGTGGCCAGGTTCTGGATGCGCCAGCAGATCGCAGTCTTCAGCGGGAAATGGAAGTAGAGCAACAGATTGCACTGCAGCAGGCGATCGCGGTTGCTCAGGCAATGGGTGGCTTACCGGGTGGTCTGGCTCAGTTGGTCGAGACATCCAACACCCGTCCGGTTCCCTGGCAGGACAGATTGCAGCAGTTTCTGTCACAGCAGGCACGCAACGACTACTCCTGGTTGCGACCAAACCGCCGCTTTCTGGCACAGGGGTTGTATCTGCCGGGCCTCCATTCGGAAGAACTGGGTGAAGTGATTCTGGCAATCGACACTTCCGGTTCGATTAACCAAACCCAACTGGGATGTTTTTTACAGGAAATCGAGTCGATTCTGGACTGTTTTGAATGCACACTGATCATCCTGTGCCACGATGCCCGTATCCAGTCGGTGGTCGAATGGCGAAGCAGTGATGGTCCGTTGCAAATGGATTTCCCGGGTGGCGGGGGCACTTCCCATCTGCCGGTGTTCGAATGGATCGACGAACATGCCTGCACACCTGCCTGCGTTATCTGTTTCACCGATCTGGAGACCCGTTTACCAAAACAAGCACCCAATATTCCGGTGCTGTGGGCCTGCACCAGTCCTCCACGGTACGCCCCACCGTTCGGAACGATGATCGAAATGAAGACACCTTCCTGA
- a CDS encoding DUF3616 domain-containing protein, giving the protein MSWIFVLTKPAWNNVGAFWHGYRFIRGGPAEFRPTAARKISRQGNRLRALLAEDPILQPYCHLSAKANGLVVEGIAVMGDAIFFGQRSPVLNLQVVVEVKLETHRHDASLMSL; this is encoded by the coding sequence GTGAGCTGGATTTTCGTGCTGACAAAGCCCGCCTGGAACAACGTAGGTGCTTTCTGGCACGGGTACCGATTCATCAGAGGTGGCCCTGCCGAGTTTCGCCCCACGGCTGCCAGGAAAATCAGTCGGCAGGGGAATCGCCTGAGGGCGTTGCTCGCAGAGGATCCCATTCTCCAACCCTACTGCCACCTGTCCGCCAAGGCCAACGGTCTAGTCGTGGAAGGCATTGCGGTGATGGGCGACGCGATCTTTTTTGGGCAGCGAAGCCCAGTGCTGAACCTCCAGGTTGTCGTTGAAGTAAAACTGGAGACGCACCGCCATGATGCTTCCCTCATGTCGCTGTGA